TGTTACATACTCGACTCTTATTAATGGGTTATGCAGTGATGGGAGGCTGGAAGAGGCATTAGACATGATGAAAGAAATGATTGAGAAAGGGATTGAGCCAACTGTGTATACTTATACAGTTCCAATTACTTCATTATGTGAGGCTGGGTGTGTGAATGAGGCTATTGAGCTTGTGTGTAGCATGCGGAAGAGGGGCTGTAATCCAAATGTTCAGACGTATACTGCATTGATCAGTGGGTTGGCTCGAGCTAGGAAACTTGAGGTTGCAATTGGGCTATACCACAAGATGTTGAAAAATGGTATGTTTCCGAGCACAGTAACGTACAATGCTTTGGTGAATGAATTGTGTGCTGGAGGAAGATTTGGTGTTGctttgaatattttttattggatgGAAGGTCATAGTATGTTGAATGTGCAAACATACAATGAAATTATAAAGGGATTTTGCCTCATGGGTAATGTTAAGAAGGCAATGATTCTTTTCAACAAAATGCTTAAAGCTGGCCCCTTCCCAACTGTGGTTACATATAATACACTCATCAATGGGTACCTTAAATTGGGAAACCTGAACAATGCTTTGAGATTATTGGATATGATGAAGGAGAGTGGATGTAACCCAGATGAGTGGACTTATAGCAAACTTATTTCGGGGTTTTGCAAGGGTGGCAAGTTGGATTTTGCATCTACTCTTTTCCATGAAATGGTGGAAAGAGGTATTAGTCCAAACCAGGTCAGTTACACTGCTATGATCAATGGATACTCTGCAGATGGTAGATTGGATGTTGCCTTATCATTACTTGAGAAGATGGAGGAAAGTGGTTGCTATCCAAGTATTGAAACCTACAATTCCATTGTAAGTGGGTTGTCCAAAGATAATCAATTTTCTGAAGCTGAGAAGTTGTGTAACAAGTTAGCAGAGAAAGGATTGTTGCCAAATGTCATTACCTACACATCTTTGATTGATGGGCTCTGCAGAAATGGTGGGACTAATCTTGCCTTCACGATCTTCcatgaaatggaaaaaagaaattgctcaCCAAATTTGTACACATATACTTCACTCATTTATGGGTTATGTCTAGAGGGTAAAGCTGATGATGCGGAGAGGTTACTAGAAGAAATGGAGAGGAAGGGAATAGTTCCTGATGAGGTGACATTTACATCACTCATTGATGGTTTTGTTATGCAGGGAAATCTAGATCATgcattcttactttttaggCGAATGGTTAATGTAAGCTGCATACCCAACTACCGAACTTACAGTGTGTTGTTGAAAGGGTTGCAAAAAGAATGTAAGTTGCTCACAAAAAACGTTGTGGCACAGCATGTGTACAGTTGCAGCTCAGATGAGAGATATACTGATTTTGAAGTTTTATGTAATCTGTTGACTAGATTGTCAGAGATTGGATGTGGACCTACTGTCGATACCTATACTACTCTAGTGAGAGGCTTGTGTAGAGAAGGCAAATCATGGGAGGCGGAACAGTTGATCGAGAACATGAGGGAGAGAGGCTTGTGCCCTAATCAAGATATCTATAACTCTATATTAGTTGCTCATTGCAAGAACTTAGCAGTGGACTATGCTctaaatatattcaatttgatGGTAACTAGAGGCTTTGAGCTCCATTTATCAACCTACAAAGCACTTATTTGTGCTCTCTGCAGGGCTAGCCTGTTGGGAGAAGCTCAAACTTTGTTTGAGAGCATGCTTCAGAAAGAATGGAACAACGATGAGATTGTTTGGACAATATTGGTTGATGGGTTACTGAAGGAAGGGCAATCAGATCTATGTTTGAAGCTTCTTCACGTCATGGAATCTAGAAATTGCATTCTCAACTTCCATACATATGTAATCTTGGCTAGAGAATTGTCTAAATTAGACAAATCCATAGGAACACATCATATTTCTagttaattatttcattttgagACTTTGTCTGTAATAATTCATTTTGGGTAACCGTAACTTGGATGTTTATCATTATCATTTGATGTTTGCTTAGTTGTTCTAGTATAATTGATAGGATGAATGTTATAACGATTCttttaaagtattaaaaaaaacttatgttgTAGGCTCTCTTATGCGAGTTCAAGATCCATTGGTCTTATTCCTATGTGTATTTTGCTTTTCGAGGAAT
This genomic interval from Corylus avellana chromosome ca3, CavTom2PMs-1.0 contains the following:
- the LOC132175917 gene encoding pentatricopeptide repeat-containing protein At5g65560-like, giving the protein MRKPLKTSSSFHFQTLISQLDSPHFPKFSSKPNFLPTPLEDPLPNLVSKICNILYDPQWEKNPQLKSLSPRLKPHHVSKILQIHNNTDSALRFFYWVSKQHFYKHDMNCFISLLNRLVRDCQFAHADHVRILMIKACQNEGELKQAMSYFDEISGSGFGFTLYSFNTLLIQLGKFDMIDVAQDVYTKILSSGIRPSLLTFNTMINLLCKKGKVQEAELILSKIFQYDLCPDVFTYTSLILGHCRNGNLKPAFRVFNRMVKEGCNPNSVTYSTLINGLCSDGRLEEALDMMKEMIEKGIEPTVYTYTVPITSLCEAGCVNEAIELVCSMRKRGCNPNVQTYTALISGLARARKLEVAIGLYHKMLKNGMFPSTVTYNALVNELCAGGRFGVALNIFYWMEGHSMLNVQTYNEIIKGFCLMGNVKKAMILFNKMLKAGPFPTVVTYNTLINGYLKLGNLNNALRLLDMMKESGCNPDEWTYSKLISGFCKGGKLDFASTLFHEMVERGISPNQVSYTAMINGYSADGRLDVALSLLEKMEESGCYPSIETYNSIVSGLSKDNQFSEAEKLCNKLAEKGLLPNVITYTSLIDGLCRNGGTNLAFTIFHEMEKRNCSPNLYTYTSLIYGLCLEGKADDAERLLEEMERKGIVPDEVTFTSLIDGFVMQGNLDHAFLLFRRMVNVSCIPNYRTYSVLLKGLQKECKLLTKNVVAQHVYSCSSDERYTDFEVLCNLLTRLSEIGCGPTVDTYTTLVRGLCREGKSWEAEQLIENMRERGLCPNQDIYNSILVAHCKNLAVDYALNIFNLMVTRGFELHLSTYKALICALCRASLLGEAQTLFESMLQKEWNNDEIVWTILVDGLLKEGQSDLCLKLLHVMESRNCILNFHTYVILARELSKLDKSIGTHHISS